The following DNA comes from Frankia casuarinae.
GGGGTGGCCCGGAGCCGCTGGTGCCGACAGATCTGACCTGATGCGGTGGCCTCGGCCGATGGCCGGGACGCCTACTGTTTGCGCCGCCGATAGTGCTCCACGATCCAGGCGTCTACCTCTCGCTTGCGCCAAACCCGGGTGCCTTTGGCACCGCTACCCATCGGCGCGTTGATGACCTGCAAGGGCGCCGGAAACCGGGAGTCCTTGCGTGTCCAGTAGTCCACCGCCTGGCGAGTGATCTTGAGTTGGAACGCGATGTCCCCGATGCCGACCAACTGCTCACCGTCGTCCACGCGGAACATCGTAACCACTTTGCTCTTCCTCAAGAACCTCGCTAGGGTCTAATTTGCTGAGTAGCAAATAGATGGAGGAGGAAACCATGCCCCCCACCCCGCGCCGCCTGGATGAGGTCCGGGCGCTGTTAGACCGGGACGAGGACTACGACGAAGATCCGGTCGGCGATCCGCCGATCACGGTGAGCCGCTACCGGGCGTCGATACGGGCGCTCCTGGCCGCCCGGGTACCGGAGCCCGGGATACTCGCTTCTGCCTGGTCCCAGCGGGAGACGGATGCCTTCCTGGCGGGAAGCCGGGCGACCCTGCGCCTGGTCGTCGAGATAATCGGGCACGCCCTAGCGGCGGCACCCACCGGAGACGGCAGCGGCGGCGTAGATTGACCGGCGGCGAGCGGGCGGCCAAGCGGCCGGGTGGCCGGGTGGCCGCCCGCTCGGTAGCATGCCGGCGGCCATCGGGAAGTAATAAGCACACTCCGGGCAGCCCGCCGAACAACGGCCGGCCCTAACCCGTACCCGGCCGGAGTCCAATCCCGCATCCAATCCTGCAAACGATTCACCCGAAGCACTGTCGGGATCGCGACACCAGACCGCGGCACCAGGCCGTATCCCGCGCCGGGACCTCCGTTGCGAACAACCTGCGCCACACGAGGGGAAGATCATGGGGGCCACAGAGCCGCACGACGACAAGCTGTTCGACGACGAACGCGAGATCGGTTGGGGTGACGAGTCATTGTCCGAGGAAGAGGACCCGGACATCGAACGACTCCTCGCCGATCTTCCACCGCACCACGTCGACCGCTGATCCGGCGGCGAACCCACTCGTCACCACCAGCCCCCGCCACCAGGGCGAGAAAGTGCACCACTCGGCACTTTCCTGGCGCAATTATGGGGCGCCGGGTGCGGTTTGCCAGGAACGATCCGTGCCGGGTACCCAGCCAGCGGGGCGGCGTCCGCGCAGTTGGGCAGGACGTGAACGGGCAACCCGAGCCTGTCCTGGAGGACCCGCGCCGCTGATACCGCACGGGCGGAGAATTCTCACTCACGGTGATGATTGTGGGACGTGTCACCGCCGGGAGGAGCCTCGGTTCGAATTCCAGTCGGCGGTTGGCGCCGGTATCTCACCGAATCCCAATCCGACGACCGGCTCCGGCCCAGGTACCGTAGGGGGGTACCTGGACGGGAAGGCGCGATGGATGCACGGCTACACCAACACCAAGGACGATTACACCGCTCGGCTTCGCCGCATCGAAGGCCAGGTCCGGGGGCTACAGCGCATGATTGCCGAGGACAAGTACTGCATCGACATCCTCACCCAGGTCTCGGCGACGACCCGGGCGTTACAGTCGGTCGCCCTCGGGCTCCTCGAGGACCATCTGACGCACTGCGTGACGCACGCCGCCGCCGAAGGCGGTCCGGTGGCCGACGAGAAGATCCGGGAGGCGTCGGCCGCGATCGCGCGGCTCGTTCGGTCCTGACCACGGCGGTTGCGGTGAAGGCGGTTGCGGTGAGACGACGGACATCGCTTTCGAGGTTCGTCGAGGTCCCCGGGTCGGGTGCTGCGCAGGTCATCCTCGCCTGTTCACCTTCACGGAATATGCCTCCTGGATCTCGCAGGTTACGCCGGACGGCCCCGGACCGGGGCCTGCCGGATGGCGTCGGCCGGGTAGCGTCGGCCGGGTGACGAGCGAGACCGACGGCACCGCGGTGCCCGCCAACGGTGCGGTCGACCGCACCGCGTCGGTGCAACGGATCTGGCTGGACGACCGGTCCTGGGTCGACGTCACGCGCGGATGGCTACGCGAGGCCGACCAGCTGTACGAGACCCTGCATGCCGAGATCCCCTGGCGACAGGGAACCATGTGGCGTTACGAACGCCACGTCACCGAACCACGGATGAGCGCCTGGATCCCGCGGGGTCGGCCGGTCGCCTTTCCCGCCCTGCTCGACGCCTACCGGACCCTGCGGCGGACCTACGGCGTGGAGTTCGACGGCTTTGGCCTGTCGCTGTACCGGGACGGAGCCGACGGCGTCGCCTTCCACCGGGACCGCGAGATGCGCTGGCTCGACGACACGGTGATCGCCATCCTCACCCTCGGTGCCCGGCGACCGTTCCTGATCAAGTCTCGCCACCTGCCGCCCGGCCGACGGATCCTCAACGACCCGGAGGCATCCGGCGCTCGCGACCTCTCCCCGGCCGGCGGTGATCTGATCGTGCTGGGAGGTCGGGCCCAAGCCGACTGGCTGCACGCGGTGCCCAGGGTCCCGGAGCACGTCGCCGGACGCATCTCGGTCCAGTGGCGATGGACGTCCCGGACGGGCCGCCCGGAACAGGGCCCCGGTTACGGCGCCGCGCGCCACTTCTCGCGATAGCCGCCGCCTGCCGGCTCCCCGAGGCATCCTCACCTGCCCGCACCCGCGGCACCACCACCAGCAGCAGGCCGGACATCACGAGGAACGCGACCAACCCGGCCGGTCACCGGGCGGGCCGGTCACCGGGCGGGTCAGTCACAGGGCGGGTCGTAGTGCCGGTGACCGAGGTAGGTCCGCCACTGCTCCCGATTGATGCGGCCCTCGGCCCTGGCACAGATCTCGTCCTC
Coding sequences within:
- a CDS encoding metal-sensitive transcriptional regulator — encoded protein: MHGYTNTKDDYTARLRRIEGQVRGLQRMIAEDKYCIDILTQVSATTRALQSVALGLLEDHLTHCVTHAAAEGGPVADEKIREASAAIARLVRS
- a CDS encoding alpha-ketoglutarate-dependent dioxygenase AlkB; this encodes MTSETDGTAVPANGAVDRTASVQRIWLDDRSWVDVTRGWLREADQLYETLHAEIPWRQGTMWRYERHVTEPRMSAWIPRGRPVAFPALLDAYRTLRRTYGVEFDGFGLSLYRDGADGVAFHRDREMRWLDDTVIAILTLGARRPFLIKSRHLPPGRRILNDPEASGARDLSPAGGDLIVLGGRAQADWLHAVPRVPEHVAGRISVQWRWTSRTGRPEQGPGYGAARHFSR